A genomic window from Aquabacterium sp. OR-4 includes:
- the hisF gene encoding imidazole glycerol phosphate synthase subunit HisF, giving the protein MLAKRIIPCLDVTGGRVVKGVNFVELRDAGDPVEIAARYNEQGADELTFLDITATSDQRDVILHVIEAVASQVFIPLTVGGGVRTVADVRRLLNAGADKVSFNSAAIANPPVIREASERYGAQCIVVAIDAKRRVGDDLASKGPGWDVYSHGGRKNMHLDAVAWATQMAQMGAGEILLTSMDRDGTKIGFDLELTRAVSDAVPVPVIASGGVGALQHLAEGIQIGGADAVLAASIFHYGEFTVGQAKAELARHGIAVRL; this is encoded by the coding sequence ATGCTCGCCAAACGCATCATTCCCTGTCTCGACGTCACCGGCGGCCGGGTCGTCAAGGGCGTCAACTTCGTCGAGCTGCGCGATGCCGGCGACCCGGTGGAGATTGCCGCGCGCTACAACGAGCAGGGTGCCGATGAGCTCACCTTCCTCGACATCACCGCCACCAGCGACCAGCGCGACGTGATCCTGCACGTCATCGAGGCGGTGGCCTCGCAGGTCTTCATTCCGCTCACCGTGGGCGGCGGCGTGCGCACCGTGGCCGATGTGCGGCGCCTGCTCAACGCCGGCGCCGACAAGGTGAGCTTCAACTCGGCGGCCATCGCCAACCCGCCGGTGATCCGCGAGGCCAGCGAGCGCTACGGCGCCCAGTGCATCGTGGTGGCCATCGACGCCAAGCGCCGCGTCGGCGACGACCTGGCCAGCAAGGGCCCGGGCTGGGATGTCTACAGCCACGGCGGGCGCAAGAACATGCACCTCGACGCGGTGGCCTGGGCCACGCAGATGGCGCAGATGGGCGCCGGCGAGATCCTGCTCACCAGCATGGACCGCGACGGCACCAAGATCGGCTTCGACCTCGAGCTCACCCGCGCGGTCAGCGATGCCGTGCCGGTGCCGGTGATCGCCTCGGGCGGCGTGGGTGCGCTGCAGCATCTGGCCGAGGGCATCCAGATCGGTGGCGCCGATGCGGTGCTGGCGGCCAGCATCTTTCACTACGGTGAATTCACGGTCGGGCAAGCCAAGGCAGAACTGGCGCGCCATGGCATTGCGGTGCGGCTGTGA
- a CDS encoding 50S ribosomal protein L25/general stress protein Ctc: MQFVAFERTLQGTGASRRLRISGKVPGIVFGAGEPQMIELDHNALFFALKKEAFHSSILEMELAGAQQKVLLRDFQMHPWKQQVLHVDFQRVDETTRLHKKVPLHFTGEENSVAVKTDKCLVAHVATEIEIECLAVQLPEFISVDLSALVKGQSLHATDIQLPEGTKLVRHGSLNPVIVAVNPPKVEEEIVAAPVAAPAKGKDAKKKK, encoded by the coding sequence ATGCAATTCGTCGCTTTTGAGCGCACCCTGCAGGGGACCGGAGCGAGCCGCCGCCTGCGCATTTCGGGCAAGGTTCCGGGCATCGTTTTCGGTGCCGGCGAGCCCCAGATGATCGAGCTCGATCACAACGCGCTGTTCTTCGCGCTCAAGAAGGAAGCCTTCCACAGCTCCATCCTCGAGATGGAACTGGCCGGCGCCCAGCAGAAGGTTCTGCTGCGTGACTTCCAGATGCACCCCTGGAAGCAGCAAGTCCTGCACGTCGACTTCCAGCGCGTGGACGAGACCACCCGCCTGCACAAGAAGGTGCCGCTGCACTTCACGGGCGAAGAGAACTCGGTCGCCGTGAAGACCGACAAGTGCCTGGTCGCCCATGTGGCCACCGAAATCGAGATCGAATGCCTGGCCGTGCAGCTGCCCGAGTTCATCTCGGTCGATCTGTCGGCCCTGGTCAAGGGTCAGTCGCTGCACGCCACCGACATCCAGCTGCCCGAAGGCACCAAGCTGGTTCGCCATGGCAGCCTGAACCCGGTGATCGTGGCCGTGAACCCGCCGAAGGTCGAAGAAGAGATCGTGGCCGCACCCGTGGCCGCGCCGGCCAAGGGCAAGGACGCCAAGAAGAAGAAGTAA
- a CDS encoding ribose-phosphate pyrophosphokinase, whose protein sequence is MLFNTLLFTGNSNPVLAQEMARNLGVELGKAHVGKFSDGEVTVEIQQNVRARDVFVVQSTCAPTNDNLMELLIMVDALKRASARRITAVVPYFGYARQDRRPRSMRVPITAKVVANLFETVGVERVLTMDLHADQIQGFFDIPVDNIYASPVLLSDLKSKAYPDLVVVSPDVGGVVRARALAKQLGSDLAIIDKRRPKANVSEVMHVIGEIEGRNCVIMDDMIDTAGTLVKAAEVLKDRGAKRVFAYCTHPILSGPAVERIGNSQLDEVVITNTIPLSDAAKACKKIRQLSVAFLFAETIRRISDGESVTSLFAEQNSNF, encoded by the coding sequence GTGCTGTTCAACACCTTGCTGTTCACCGGCAACTCCAACCCGGTCCTGGCGCAGGAAATGGCGCGCAATCTTGGCGTCGAGCTGGGCAAGGCGCATGTCGGAAAGTTTTCCGACGGCGAGGTCACGGTAGAGATCCAGCAGAACGTTCGCGCGCGCGACGTGTTCGTGGTGCAAAGCACCTGCGCGCCCACGAACGACAACCTGATGGAACTGCTGATCATGGTCGATGCGCTCAAGCGTGCCAGCGCGCGCCGCATCACGGCCGTGGTGCCCTACTTCGGCTACGCCCGCCAGGATCGCCGCCCGCGCTCGATGCGCGTGCCGATCACCGCCAAGGTGGTGGCCAACCTGTTCGAGACAGTGGGCGTCGAGCGCGTGCTCACGATGGACCTCCACGCCGACCAGATCCAGGGCTTCTTCGACATCCCGGTCGACAACATCTACGCCAGCCCGGTGCTGCTGTCCGACCTGAAGAGCAAGGCCTACCCTGATCTGGTGGTGGTGAGCCCCGATGTGGGCGGCGTGGTGCGTGCGCGCGCGCTGGCCAAGCAGCTGGGTTCGGATCTGGCCATCATCGACAAGCGCCGGCCCAAGGCCAACGTGTCGGAAGTGATGCACGTGATCGGCGAGATCGAAGGCCGCAACTGCGTGATCATGGACGACATGATCGACACCGCCGGCACCCTGGTGAAGGCCGCCGAGGTGCTGAAGGATCGCGGCGCCAAGCGCGTGTTCGCGTACTGCACGCACCCGATTCTTTCCGGCCCGGCCGTCGAGCGCATTGGCAACAGCCAGCTCGACGAGGTGGTGATCACCAACACCATCCCGCTGTCCGACGCCGCCAAGGCCTGCAAGAAGATCCGCCAGCTGTCGGTGGCCTTCCTGTTCGCCGAGACCATCCGCCGCATCTCTGACGGCGAATCGGTCACCTCCCTCTTTGCCGAGCAGAACAGCAACTTCTGA
- a CDS encoding tetratricopeptide repeat protein — protein sequence MAAPAAVENSALDAPLFYQLLIGEMELRAGRAGSAYEIVLDAARRQSDEALFQRAVEIALQARAGDQALAAARAWASSRPLSVAPMRYQTQILFALNRPAETAEPLAAWLQKLPVMERPGLIGALPRLVQRMPDRAQALALVERLVAPYQAAAATRQASQLTLGRMHLANNDAPRALALAQAAQAADPASPGPVLLALEMLPGTPAAEALVTAYLAQPQADAGVRLAWVRSLTQSQRYADAASQLDQITRERPQLADPWLTLGALRLEMRQPAEAEAALQRYVTLAQAPKADTAAAGDAAAPAAKPASPHDDDEEADGEGDASGSAGLNQAWLLLAQAAEQRGDVKAAEQWLAKVDNPQRLIEVQTRRATMLARQGKLAEARALIRSVPERTGDDARAKAMAEAQMLRDVKRWREAAEVLADAAERFKDDTDLIYEQAMVEEKLGRFADMERLLRRVIELKPEHSHAHNALGYSMVDRNVRLPEARALIQRALELSPGDPFITDSLGWAEFRMGRADEALRLLRQAYSARPDTEIAAHLGEVLWAAGQQDEARRVWREAQARDAQNEVLRETLARLKVGL from the coding sequence GTGGCAGCGCCTGCCGCGGTCGAGAACTCGGCGCTCGATGCCCCCTTGTTCTACCAGCTGCTGATCGGCGAGATGGAGCTTCGCGCCGGGCGCGCCGGCTCGGCCTACGAGATCGTGCTTGACGCCGCGCGCCGGCAAAGTGACGAGGCCTTGTTCCAGCGCGCGGTCGAGATCGCGCTGCAGGCCCGCGCCGGTGACCAGGCCCTGGCCGCCGCCCGCGCCTGGGCCAGCAGCCGGCCGCTGTCGGTGGCGCCGATGCGCTACCAGACCCAGATCCTGTTCGCGCTGAACCGCCCCGCCGAAACCGCCGAACCCCTGGCCGCCTGGCTGCAGAAGCTGCCGGTGATGGAGCGCCCGGGCCTGATCGGCGCCCTGCCCCGCCTGGTGCAGCGCATGCCCGACCGCGCCCAGGCCCTGGCCCTGGTGGAGCGGCTGGTGGCGCCCTACCAGGCCGCTGCCGCCACGCGCCAGGCGAGCCAGCTCACGCTGGGCCGCATGCACCTGGCCAACAACGACGCGCCGCGGGCGCTGGCGCTGGCCCAGGCCGCGCAGGCGGCCGATCCGGCCTCGCCCGGCCCGGTGCTGCTGGCCCTCGAGATGCTGCCCGGCACGCCGGCGGCCGAGGCCCTGGTCACGGCCTACCTGGCCCAGCCACAGGCCGATGCGGGCGTGCGCCTGGCCTGGGTGCGTTCCCTCACGCAGTCGCAGCGTTATGCCGACGCCGCCTCGCAGCTCGACCAGATCACCCGCGAGCGCCCGCAGCTGGCCGATCCCTGGCTCACACTCGGTGCCCTGCGCCTCGAGATGCGCCAGCCGGCCGAGGCCGAGGCGGCACTGCAGCGTTATGTGACGCTGGCCCAGGCCCCCAAGGCCGACACCGCTGCGGCAGGCGACGCCGCCGCGCCGGCCGCCAAGCCCGCCTCGCCCCACGATGACGACGAAGAAGCCGATGGCGAGGGCGATGCCAGCGGCTCGGCCGGCCTCAACCAGGCCTGGCTGCTGCTGGCCCAGGCGGCCGAGCAGCGCGGCGACGTCAAGGCCGCAGAGCAATGGCTGGCCAAGGTCGACAACCCGCAGCGCCTGATCGAGGTGCAGACCCGCCGCGCCACCATGCTGGCGCGCCAGGGCAAGCTGGCCGAGGCCCGCGCCCTGATCCGCAGCGTGCCCGAGCGCACCGGCGACGACGCCCGCGCCAAGGCCATGGCCGAGGCACAGATGCTGCGCGACGTGAAGCGCTGGCGCGAGGCCGCCGAGGTGCTGGCCGACGCCGCCGAGCGCTTCAAGGACGACACCGACCTGATCTACGAGCAGGCCATGGTCGAGGAAAAACTCGGCCGCTTTGCCGACATGGAGCGCCTGCTGCGCCGCGTGATCGAACTCAAGCCCGAGCATTCGCATGCGCACAACGCGCTGGGCTATTCGATGGTCGACCGCAATGTGCGCCTGCCCGAGGCGCGGGCGCTGATCCAGCGTGCGCTCGAGCTTTCTCCGGGCGACCCGTTCATCACCGACAGCCTGGGCTGGGCCGAGTTCCGCATGGGCCGCGCCGACGAAGCACTGCGCCTGCTGCGCCAGGCCTACAGCGCGCGACCCGACACCGAGATCGCCGCCCACCTGGGCGAGGTGCTGTGGGCCGCCGGCCAGCAAGACGAAGCCCGCCGCGTCTGGCGCGAGGCCCAGGCCCGCGACGCGCAAAACGAGGTGCTGCGCGAAACCCTGGCCCGGCTCAAGGTCGGCCTTTGA
- the ispE gene encoding 4-(cytidine 5'-diphospho)-2-C-methyl-D-erythritol kinase, whose protein sequence is MPLSALYDVPAPAKLNLFLHVVGRRPDGYHLLQSVFVLIDWCDTLHFERRSDGALARHDLGPALPADDLSLRAARALQQASGCTLGADISVMKHVPWGAGLGGGSSDAASTLLALNRLWGLHWPRERLATLALSLGADLPFFIGGDNAFVEGIGERLTPLPADVLPPQWFAVVKPAEAIATAAIFSSPLLVRDTKPAIVMDFLADAKRCGGLIGSSHGQNDLQPPAESHCSEVTQVATWLGARYGNSRMTGSGSAVFAGAGTGSQPLATWAADELPPTWVGRMCRSLARHPLVDWAG, encoded by the coding sequence ATGCCCCTCTCCGCGCTCTACGACGTGCCGGCCCCGGCCAAGCTCAACCTGTTCCTGCATGTGGTGGGCCGCCGGCCCGATGGCTATCACCTGCTGCAGTCGGTGTTCGTGCTGATCGACTGGTGCGACACGCTGCACTTCGAGCGCCGCAGCGACGGCGCGCTGGCCCGCCACGACCTGGGCCCGGCGCTGCCGGCCGACGACCTGAGCCTGCGCGCCGCGCGCGCGCTGCAGCAGGCCAGCGGCTGCACCCTGGGTGCCGACATCTCGGTGATGAAGCATGTGCCCTGGGGCGCCGGCCTGGGCGGCGGCAGCTCGGATGCGGCCAGCACCCTGCTGGCCCTCAACCGGCTGTGGGGCCTGCACTGGCCGCGCGAGCGACTGGCCACGCTGGCCTTGAGCCTGGGCGCCGACCTGCCGTTTTTCATCGGTGGCGACAACGCCTTCGTCGAGGGCATCGGTGAACGCCTCACGCCGCTGCCCGCCGATGTGCTGCCGCCGCAGTGGTTTGCGGTGGTCAAACCGGCCGAGGCCATCGCCACCGCCGCGATCTTTTCGAGCCCCCTCTTGGTACGCGACACGAAACCTGCTATAGTCATGGACTTTCTCGCAGACGCAAAGCGTTGCGGGGGTCTCATCGGTAGCAGCCACGGTCAAAATGACCTGCAGCCACCGGCCGAGTCCCACTGCAGCGAGGTGACGCAAGTCGCCACGTGGCTCGGGGCCCGCTACGGCAACAGCCGCATGACGGGATCCGGCAGCGCAGTGTTCGCGGGAGCCGGCACCGGCAGCCAACCTTTGGCGACATGGGCGGCGGATGAACTTCCGCCAACCTGGGTTGGACGCATGTGCCGCAGCCTCGCCCGGCATCCCCTCGTGGATTGGGCAGGTTGA
- the coaD gene encoding pantetheine-phosphate adenylyltransferase: MTQAKFMTAVYPGTFDPMTLGHEDLMRRASRLFDKLILAVAAGHHKRTMFTIAERLEIAQEIAKPYGNVEVVAFRGLLRDFVVGNGGNVVVRGLRAVSDFEYEFQMAGMNRQLMPDVETLFLTPSDHYQFVSGTFVREIATLGGDVSKFVAPSVLARLKERVAHQPPET, encoded by the coding sequence ATGACCCAGGCCAAGTTCATGACCGCCGTGTACCCGGGCACCTTCGACCCGATGACGCTGGGCCATGAAGACCTGATGCGCCGCGCATCGCGCCTGTTCGACAAGCTGATCCTGGCCGTGGCCGCAGGCCACCACAAGCGCACCATGTTCACCATCGCCGAGCGGCTGGAGATCGCGCAGGAGATCGCCAAGCCCTACGGCAACGTGGAGGTGGTGGCCTTTCGCGGCCTGCTGCGCGACTTTGTCGTGGGCAACGGCGGCAATGTGGTGGTGCGCGGCCTGCGGGCGGTGAGCGACTTCGAGTACGAGTTCCAGATGGCCGGCATGAACCGCCAGCTGATGCCCGATGTCGAGACGCTGTTTCTCACGCCCAGCGACCATTACCAGTTCGTCAGCGGCACCTTCGTGCGCGAGATCGCCACGCTGGGCGGCGACGTGTCGAAGTTCGTCGCGCCCTCGGTGCTGGCGCGCTTGAAGGAACGGGTGGCGCACCAGCCGCCGGAGACCTGA
- a CDS encoding lipocalin family protein, translating to MHSPRTCCSLSAPARAARALRAAGMAWALAAWPAAGTAQQPVAPAVAPGALQPMAALDLPRYMGRWHELARYPNRFQRQCTGATTADYALLADGGVQVSNRCGLADGGTEQATGRARAVGPAGTARLQVRFAPAWLAWLPQVWGDYWVVDLDADYRVAIVSEPQREYLWVLSRTPQLDEAGWQRITARLLALGFDPARLQRAAAP from the coding sequence ATGCATTCACCACGCACCTGCTGCTCTCTTTCAGCGCCGGCCCGTGCAGCCCGTGCGCTGCGCGCCGCCGGCATGGCCTGGGCGCTGGCCGCCTGGCCGGCGGCCGGCACCGCGCAGCAGCCCGTTGCCCCGGCCGTGGCGCCGGGCGCGCTGCAACCGATGGCCGCGCTCGACCTGCCCCGCTACATGGGCCGCTGGCATGAACTGGCGCGCTACCCCAACCGCTTCCAGCGCCAGTGCACCGGCGCCACCACGGCCGATTACGCCCTGCTGGCCGACGGCGGCGTGCAGGTCAGCAACCGCTGCGGCCTGGCCGATGGCGGCACCGAGCAGGCCACCGGCCGCGCACGCGCGGTGGGCCCGGCCGGCACGGCGCGGCTGCAGGTGCGCTTTGCACCGGCCTGGCTGGCCTGGCTGCCGCAGGTCTGGGGCGACTACTGGGTGGTCGACCTCGATGCCGACTACCGCGTGGCCATCGTCAGCGAACCGCAGCGCGAGTACCTGTGGGTGCTGTCGCGCACGCCGCAGCTTGACGAGGCCGGCTGGCAGCGCATCACCGCCCGCCTGCTGGCGCTGGGTTTCGATCCGGCCCGGCTGCAGCGCGCCGCGGCCCCCTGA
- a CDS encoding lipoprotein insertase outer membrane protein LolB produces the protein MAGFALRRRRHWLAAVLAAPLALLLGACATPAVPQAGVLPVLEGRLALRVDGQPERDLSAGFELSGNAERGALLLQGPLGATAARASWSPAGALLRTSDGEQAFATLDALATQALGENFPIAALFDWLRGQPWPGANSTPRADGGAGFVQLGWQVSLARLAEGWLEARRDGPPAVSVRVRLTPGG, from the coding sequence ATGGCGGGGTTCGCCCTGCGGCGGCGGCGCCACTGGCTGGCCGCCGTGCTGGCCGCGCCGCTGGCCTTATTGCTGGGCGCCTGCGCCACCCCGGCCGTGCCGCAGGCCGGCGTGTTGCCGGTGCTCGAAGGCCGGCTGGCCTTGCGGGTGGACGGCCAACCCGAACGCGACCTGAGCGCCGGTTTTGAACTGAGCGGCAACGCCGAGCGCGGCGCGCTGCTGCTGCAGGGGCCGCTGGGCGCCACCGCGGCCCGCGCCAGCTGGTCGCCTGCCGGCGCCCTGCTGCGCACCAGCGATGGCGAACAGGCCTTTGCCACGCTCGACGCGCTGGCCACGCAGGCCCTGGGCGAAAACTTTCCGATTGCCGCGCTGTTCGACTGGCTGCGCGGTCAGCCCTGGCCGGGCGCCAACAGCACGCCACGCGCCGACGGCGGCGCCGGCTTCGTGCAGCTGGGCTGGCAGGTGAGCCTGGCACGCCTGGCCGAAGGCTGGCTCGAAGCCCGCCGCGACGGCCCGCCCGCGGTGAGCGTGCGGGTGCGCCTCACGCCGGGCGGCTGA
- the rsmD gene encoding 16S rRNA (guanine(966)-N(2))-methyltransferase RsmD, with the protein MTAPPKPPREVRLIGGDLRRSKLPVADRPGLRPTPDRVRETLFNWLGQDLAGWRVLDAFAGSGALGFEAASRGAAEVLLLERDPVLVKSLRDSQQRLKAATLRVDGADALAWMRRCPPASYELVLLDPPFDSALMPQALAAAAPLLSAGGFVYAETPAALQPDDMPPGLTLWRQGRAGAVFYHLLQRNT; encoded by the coding sequence ATGACCGCACCCCCCAAGCCACCTCGCGAGGTGCGACTGATCGGCGGCGACCTGCGCCGCAGCAAGCTGCCCGTGGCCGACCGCCCGGGCCTGCGGCCCACACCCGACCGGGTGCGCGAAACGCTGTTCAACTGGCTGGGTCAGGATCTGGCCGGCTGGCGCGTGCTCGACGCCTTTGCCGGCAGCGGTGCGCTGGGCTTCGAGGCGGCTTCGCGCGGCGCCGCCGAGGTGCTGCTGCTCGAGCGCGACCCGGTGCTGGTGAAGAGCCTGCGCGACAGCCAGCAGCGCCTGAAGGCGGCCACGCTGCGCGTGGATGGCGCCGACGCGCTGGCCTGGATGCGCCGCTGCCCGCCCGCCAGCTACGAGCTGGTGCTGCTCGATCCGCCGTTTGACAGCGCGCTGATGCCGCAGGCGCTGGCCGCGGCCGCGCCGCTGCTCAGCGCGGGCGGCTTCGTCTACGCCGAGACGCCCGCCGCGCTGCAGCCCGACGACATGCCGCCAGGGTTGACGCTCTGGCGTCAGGGCCGCGCCGGGGCGGTGTTCTATCATTTGCTGCAGCGCAACACCTGA
- the mutM gene encoding bifunctional DNA-formamidopyrimidine glycosylase/DNA-(apurinic or apyrimidinic site) lyase, with translation MPELPEVEVTRASLADRLHGAHIEAVHLGKPLRWPLGAAPERLLECRIGELQRRGKYLWMPLTGPQAPGAGAAPREAGGLLWHLGMSGSLQLTEAPAARGVHDHVELRTSRGTLRLTDPRRFGAVVWSATLAVDPAARLLARLGAEPFDPALTPQRFHAELHARRTPVKAALLAGDIVVGAGNIYACEALHRAGIDPRLRCCQLSRPRAERLLAALRETLAQAIALGGSTLRDFKDAHGMSGAFQHQALVYGREGEACARCGGTVRRLVQAQRSTFFCPACQRR, from the coding sequence ATGCCCGAACTGCCCGAGGTTGAAGTCACGCGCGCCAGTCTGGCCGATCGCCTGCACGGCGCCCACATCGAGGCCGTGCACCTGGGAAAACCGCTGCGCTGGCCGCTGGGTGCGGCCCCCGAGCGCCTGCTCGAGTGCCGGATCGGCGAATTGCAAAGACGCGGTAAATACCTGTGGATGCCGCTCACCGGCCCGCAGGCCCCGGGCGCCGGCGCAGCCCCGCGCGAGGCCGGTGGCTTGCTGTGGCACCTGGGCATGTCGGGCTCGCTGCAACTGACGGAGGCGCCGGCGGCGCGCGGCGTGCATGACCATGTCGAGCTGCGCACCAGCCGTGGCACCCTGCGCCTGACCGATCCGCGGCGCTTTGGCGCGGTGGTGTGGTCGGCCACGCTGGCGGTCGATCCGGCGGCCAGGCTGCTGGCCCGGCTGGGGGCCGAGCCGTTCGACCCGGCACTGACGCCGCAGCGTTTTCATGCCGAGCTGCATGCCCGGCGCACGCCGGTGAAGGCGGCACTGCTGGCCGGCGACATCGTGGTGGGTGCCGGCAACATCTACGCCTGCGAGGCGCTGCACCGCGCCGGCATCGACCCGCGCCTGCGCTGCTGCCAGCTGAGCCGGCCACGCGCCGAGCGCCTGCTGGCGGCGCTGCGCGAGACGCTGGCGCAGGCCATCGCGCTGGGGGGTTCGACGCTGCGGGACTTCAAGGACGCGCACGGCATGAGCGGCGCCTTCCAGCACCAGGCCCTGGTCTATGGCCGCGAGGGCGAGGCCTGCGCGCGTTGTGGCGGCACGGTGCGGCGGCTGGTGCAGGCGCAACGCTCGACCTTTTTCTGTCCGGCCTGCCAGCGCCGCTGA
- a CDS encoding YfhL family 4Fe-4S dicluster ferredoxin has protein sequence MALMITDECINCDVCEPECPNQAIAMGDEFYRIDPDKCTECVGHFDEPQCVQVCPVECIPVNPGRVENQDQLWAKYRLLVVKAA, from the coding sequence ATGGCCCTGATGATCACCGACGAGTGCATCAACTGCGATGTCTGCGAGCCCGAGTGCCCGAACCAGGCCATCGCGATGGGCGACGAGTTCTACCGCATCGACCCCGACAAGTGCACCGAGTGCGTGGGCCACTTCGACGAGCCGCAGTGCGTGCAGGTGTGCCCGGTGGAGTGCATCCCGGTGAACCCCGGGCGGGTGGAAAACCAGGACCAGCTGTGGGCGAAGTACCGCCTGCTGGTGGTCAAGGCGGCCTGA
- a CDS encoding LysR family transcriptional regulator ArgP, which yields MNAFDPAALECLAALADAGSFERAAQQLSITQSAVSQRLRTLETGLGRLLVVRSRPLRLTEPGKVLLRYARQMQAMRADMSRELGAALSQDERLPIAVNADSLATWVLPALHEVVLAGQREGYGLELIVDDQDFTHDWLREGAVLGCVSTVAEALRGCSVTPLGCMRYVAVASPAFVAEQLPQGLHRGNFASVPWLVFNRKDDNHSVWVSQAFGVRAPRLRERHVPATEAHARAAVMGWGIGVVPEQMAAGWLASGELLALHPTVHVDVLLHWHQWRLSSQSGDAAAPGAGAPRAGTLDRIGRALADGAAQALRPPAPAADDGHPADTGKATDAGQATDIGHPPQASGTRPGAG from the coding sequence ATGAACGCCTTCGATCCCGCGGCCCTGGAGTGCCTGGCTGCGCTGGCCGACGCTGGCAGCTTCGAGCGCGCGGCGCAGCAGCTGAGCATCACCCAGTCGGCGGTGTCGCAGCGCCTGCGCACGCTGGAGACCGGCCTGGGCCGGCTGCTGGTGGTGCGCAGCCGGCCGCTGCGCCTGACCGAGCCCGGCAAGGTGCTGCTGCGCTACGCCCGCCAGATGCAGGCCATGCGCGCCGACATGTCGCGCGAGCTGGGCGCCGCGCTGTCGCAGGACGAGCGCCTGCCCATCGCCGTGAACGCCGACAGCCTGGCCACCTGGGTGCTGCCCGCGCTGCACGAGGTGGTGCTTGCCGGCCAGCGCGAGGGTTATGGCCTGGAGCTGATCGTCGACGACCAGGACTTCACCCACGACTGGCTGCGCGAAGGCGCGGTGCTGGGCTGCGTGAGCACCGTGGCCGAGGCCTTGCGCGGCTGCAGCGTCACGCCGCTGGGCTGCATGCGCTACGTGGCGGTGGCCAGCCCGGCGTTCGTCGCCGAGCAGCTGCCGCAAGGCCTGCACCGCGGCAACTTTGCCAGCGTGCCCTGGCTGGTGTTCAACCGCAAGGACGACAACCACAGCGTCTGGGTCAGCCAGGCCTTCGGCGTGCGCGCGCCGCGCCTGCGTGAGCGCCATGTGCCGGCCACCGAGGCCCATGCCCGCGCCGCGGTGATGGGCTGGGGCATCGGTGTGGTGCCCGAGCAGATGGCGGCCGGCTGGCTGGCCAGCGGCGAGCTGCTGGCGCTGCACCCCACGGTGCATGTGGACGTGCTGCTGCACTGGCACCAGTGGCGCCTGAGCAGCCAGAGCGGCGATGCCGCGGCGCCGGGCGCCGGTGCGCCGCGCGCCGGCACGCTGGACCGCATCGGCCGCGCCCTGGCCGACGGCGCGGCGCAGGCCTTGCGCCCGCCCGCGCCGGCCGCGGACGACGGACACCCGGCCGACACCGGCAAGGCCACCGACGCCGGCCAGGCCACAGACATCGGCCACCCGCCCCAGGCATCGGGCACCCGCCCCGGGGCGGGATAA
- the pth gene encoding aminoacyl-tRNA hydrolase, with product MIRLIVGLGNPGPEYEDTRHNAGFWWVDGAARQLGGLLSFDRSYHGQVARVNRSAGPIWLLQPMTFMNLSGKAVSPLARFFKIAPDEILVVHDELDLPPGEAKLKRGGSAAGHNGLKDIQAQLGTPDFWRLRLGIGHPGHRSEVAAYVLRKPPLDERIAIDQTVTRTLEALPWLLDGAIDRATAKIHTSKPPRPKPPRPEPATLAVLPVAAAAAVSATAAVPAAPGAARPEPTPPSTP from the coding sequence ATGATCCGATTGATCGTTGGCCTGGGCAACCCGGGCCCCGAATACGAAGACACCCGCCACAACGCCGGCTTCTGGTGGGTGGATGGCGCCGCGCGCCAGCTGGGCGGCCTGCTGTCTTTTGACCGCAGCTACCACGGCCAGGTGGCGCGCGTGAACCGCAGCGCCGGCCCGATCTGGCTGCTGCAGCCGATGACCTTCATGAACCTGTCGGGCAAGGCGGTCAGCCCGCTGGCGCGCTTCTTCAAGATCGCGCCCGACGAGATCCTGGTGGTGCATGACGAACTCGACCTGCCGCCCGGCGAGGCCAAGCTCAAGCGCGGCGGCAGCGCGGCCGGCCACAACGGGCTCAAGGACATTCAGGCGCAGCTGGGCACGCCCGATTTCTGGCGCTTGCGGCTGGGCATCGGCCACCCCGGCCACCGCAGCGAGGTGGCGGCCTATGTGCTGCGCAAGCCGCCGCTGGACGAACGCATTGCCATCGACCAGACCGTGACGCGCACGCTGGAGGCCCTGCCCTGGCTGCTGGACGGTGCGATCGACCGCGCCACCGCCAAGATCCACACCAGCAAGCCGCCGCGGCCCAAGCCACCGCGGCCCGAGCCGGCCACGCTGGCCGTCCTGCCCGTCGCAGCGGCGGCGGCGGTGTCAGCCACAGCCGCAGTGCCCGCCGCGCCGGGCGCGGCCCGCCCGGAACCCACACCACCGTCGACGCCATGA